One window from the genome of Leptospira johnsonii encodes:
- a CDS encoding HAMP domain-containing sensor histidine kinase translates to MRRSLFSKLLLSNWLLLVFLMAVAGIVLFLEDLINPDLKILLFSAYILLAMFGTFYMSFSIARSVTQTLNQIEMKTGEINAGDFGSELSLPDIQELADLAVSINLMSGRLKHQFVDLTIEKEKFDSVLQNLKEGVFSVDLEGSIVFQNRSIPGSLIEPNSGSRKVEDAVKDPRLLDFIKKNLSGKGEPKTELDLSQNFYAIKMYPLRTNGNLLMFIGVIRNITEEKQSYLIREQFVQNASHELKTPITSIKGYTETLLGRLQLLEESHEKRFLDAISRNTDRMVRIVEDMLTITRIENQSAIAQPEEFTLKSLVENLSFTVDGVISPKGQKLVVDMAVPLTISADWVLLEHMLLNLISNASSYSPDDKTITLKIAKVEPDSVNFQVIDQGIGIKDEDKERIFERFFRVDKNRSRKEGGTGLGLSIVKHIVRLHHGSVKVFDNPEGGTIFSVTLPLVYSEISEV, encoded by the coding sequence ATGAGGCGTAGCTTATTTTCTAAACTACTCTTAAGTAACTGGCTTCTACTCGTTTTCCTTATGGCTGTCGCGGGGATCGTCCTCTTTTTAGAGGACTTGATCAACCCCGATCTAAAAATTCTTTTATTCTCCGCTTATATCTTACTGGCAATGTTCGGGACTTTTTATATGTCCTTCTCCATTGCCAGGAGTGTAACCCAAACGCTCAATCAGATCGAAATGAAAACGGGAGAGATCAACGCTGGAGATTTCGGCTCCGAGTTGAGTCTACCCGACATCCAAGAATTAGCCGATCTTGCAGTTTCCATCAATTTGATGTCCGGACGTTTAAAACACCAATTCGTGGATCTTACCATCGAAAAGGAAAAGTTCGACTCAGTATTACAAAATTTGAAAGAAGGTGTATTCTCCGTAGATCTGGAAGGCTCCATAGTTTTTCAAAACAGAAGTATCCCAGGCTCCTTAATAGAACCTAATTCAGGCTCCAGAAAGGTAGAAGACGCAGTCAAAGATCCAAGATTATTAGACTTCATCAAAAAGAACCTTTCCGGAAAGGGAGAACCAAAAACCGAACTGGATCTAAGCCAAAATTTTTACGCCATCAAAATGTATCCTCTCAGAACTAACGGAAATCTCTTGATGTTCATAGGAGTGATCCGAAACATCACAGAGGAAAAACAATCTTATCTGATACGGGAACAATTCGTGCAGAACGCTTCTCATGAATTAAAAACGCCTATCACTTCTATCAAAGGTTATACTGAGACATTACTCGGCCGCTTGCAGCTTTTGGAAGAAAGTCACGAGAAAAGATTTTTGGACGCGATCTCTCGCAACACAGATAGAATGGTACGTATCGTAGAAGACATGCTTACGATCACCAGGATAGAAAATCAAAGTGCAATCGCGCAACCTGAGGAATTTACTTTAAAGTCCTTGGTAGAAAATCTTTCCTTCACTGTAGATGGTGTTATTTCTCCTAAGGGGCAAAAGCTTGTAGTAGATATGGCTGTCCCACTTACTATCTCTGCGGACTGGGTTCTACTGGAGCATATGCTCTTAAATTTGATCTCGAATGCTTCTTCTTATTCTCCGGACGATAAAACGATCACTTTGAAGATCGCAAAAGTGGAACCTGATTCGGTAAATTTTCAGGTTATAGACCAAGGGATCGGGATCAAGGATGAGGATAAGGAAAGGATTTTTGAAAGATTCTTTAGAGTAGATAAGAACAGATCTAGAAAAGAAGGCGGAACCGGCTTAGGACTTTCTATCGTGAAACATATTGTTAGATTACATCACGGTTCCGTCAAAGTTTTCGATAATCCGGAAGGAGGGACTATTTTCTCCGTAACCCTTCCATTAGTGTATTCTGAAATTTCAGAAGTTTGA
- a CDS encoding response regulator, which translates to MKNASGSPGQKILVVDDEEDIAELIKFHLEENGYQVDTCQNGLEVLPRIEKNLPDLVVLDLMLPGIGGMDLCKRIKEKYSLPIIMVTAKSGETDAVLGLELGADDYVRKPFSTRELIARVRSVLRRSGEGEDEQDQEGNITVGKIFLNPKAHKVFINNEEIDLTLIEYKILYLFMTNTGVAFTRDKLLDKVWGKDIYVTDRAVDVNIKRLRDKLGEEKERLETIRGIGYRFNEA; encoded by the coding sequence ATGAAAAATGCTTCCGGCAGCCCAGGCCAAAAAATCCTCGTAGTAGATGATGAAGAGGATATCGCAGAACTGATCAAATTTCATTTAGAAGAGAACGGTTACCAAGTAGACACCTGCCAAAACGGTTTAGAGGTGCTTCCTAGGATCGAGAAAAATCTGCCCGACTTAGTGGTATTGGATCTAATGCTCCCTGGTATTGGGGGAATGGATCTATGTAAAAGGATCAAAGAAAAATATTCTCTACCAATCATTATGGTCACAGCAAAATCAGGAGAGACCGACGCAGTTTTAGGACTGGAGTTAGGTGCCGACGATTATGTTAGAAAGCCATTCTCCACCAGAGAACTGATCGCAAGAGTACGTTCCGTATTGAGAAGATCGGGAGAAGGAGAAGATGAGCAAGACCAAGAAGGAAACATCACAGTCGGCAAAATTTTTCTGAACCCAAAAGCTCATAAAGTATTTATCAATAACGAAGAGATCGACCTTACATTGATCGAATACAAAATACTCTATCTGTTTATGACCAATACAGGCGTTGCCTTTACCAGAGATAAACTTTTAGATAAGGTCTGGGGAAAGGATATTTACGTGACGGATCGAGCGGTAGATGTTAATATTAAAAGACTCCGTGACAAACTAGGAGAAGAGAAGGAGAGGTTGGAAACCATCCGCGGGATCGGTTACAGATTCAATGAGGCGTAG
- a CDS encoding RNA polymerase sigma factor translates to MKPEEPILCDPEDWANIQKVLAGDFESFEQLVLKYEAMVYSQAKKAFRNEAEAEDFTQDVFLKAFEGLSTFRGKSKFSTWVFSIARNEIIRRYRKEHPEIDAPIDTLSSDRLGDNFSSQESEVLEKETTEKIRSLVDKLPELYRKPISLHYFENMSYKDISENLNLKMNTLKSYIFRGKEILRDWLKKDDEHGKR, encoded by the coding sequence ATGAAACCGGAAGAACCCATCCTATGCGATCCGGAAGACTGGGCCAATATCCAAAAAGTTCTAGCCGGAGATTTTGAATCGTTCGAACAACTCGTATTGAAATACGAAGCGATGGTTTATTCTCAGGCAAAAAAAGCATTCCGTAACGAAGCAGAAGCAGAGGATTTTACTCAGGATGTTTTTCTAAAAGCATTCGAAGGATTGTCCACATTTAGAGGAAAGTCCAAATTCTCCACTTGGGTCTTCTCCATTGCAAGAAATGAGATCATACGCAGATACCGAAAAGAACACCCTGAGATAGACGCTCCCATAGATACGTTATCTAGTGATAGACTGGGAGACAATTTCTCCTCCCAAGAATCCGAAGTCTTAGAAAAAGAAACCACGGAAAAGATCAGATCTCTGGTGGATAAGTTACCGGAACTATATCGAAAACCTATATCGTTACACTACTTTGAGAATATGTCCTATAAAGATATTTCCGAAAATTTAAACTTGAAAATGAACACTTTAAAGAGTTATATTTTTCGAGGGAAAGAAATCTTACGCGATTGGCTGAAAAAAGACGATGAGCACGGAAAAAGATAA
- a CDS encoding LIMLP_16695 family PerRB-regulated protein, whose translation MSKFKDLFNSDIRTSYLKESWKEEDWYESLAGRPGIEQKIPYFKKGETSSLKVAVLSR comes from the coding sequence ATGAGCAAATTTAAGGATCTTTTTAATTCCGACATCCGCACTAGTTATCTAAAAGAAAGCTGGAAAGAAGAGGACTGGTATGAGTCACTCGCCGGCAGACCTGGCATTGAACAAAAAATCCCTTACTTTAAGAAGGGAGAAACTTCTTCTTTAAAGGTGGCGGTTCTTAGCAGATGA
- a CDS encoding NUDIX hydrolase — protein sequence MIRLELDKLKKELPFLPEGEPNLPEDVAHSSVVMPVFQKNGQDGFLLQKRNPNLASHPGQISFPGGVKDLEDKDLLHTALREWEEEMGAPNKELSVIGNYRGQLTHTGFHITPFLAEYSGDFKFEFNPEEVERVIILELDRLWEAPFYSIKGRRKPDSPLLEVFYFDIDEGLLWGATARIIVDFLREHAGFDRSPILRTPNLSSAPFLDVKKPE from the coding sequence TTGATTAGATTAGAATTAGATAAACTAAAAAAGGAGCTTCCCTTTCTACCAGAAGGAGAACCGAATTTGCCGGAGGATGTAGCACATTCTTCCGTGGTCATGCCGGTGTTCCAAAAGAACGGACAAGACGGATTCCTTCTCCAAAAAAGAAATCCGAACCTTGCTTCTCATCCGGGACAGATCTCCTTTCCAGGCGGAGTCAAAGATCTAGAAGATAAGGATCTATTACATACTGCTCTTAGAGAATGGGAAGAGGAGATGGGAGCTCCCAACAAAGAATTATCCGTGATCGGAAATTATAGAGGTCAGCTCACTCATACCGGATTTCATATAACTCCCTTCTTGGCCGAATATTCAGGAGATTTTAAATTCGAATTCAATCCGGAAGAAGTAGAAAGGGTTATCATACTCGAACTGGACAGACTCTGGGAAGCTCCGTTTTACAGTATCAAGGGAAGAAGGAAACCCGACTCACCTTTATTGGAAGTATTTTACTTCGATATAGACGAAGGACTTTTATGGGGAGCCACTGCAAGGATCATAGTGGACTTCTTAAGAGAACACGCTGGCTTTGATCGTTCTCCCATTTTAAGAACTCCTAACCTAAGTTCTGCGCCGTTCTTGGACGTGAAAAAGCCCGAATAG
- a CDS encoding ribonuclease D codes for MQIQSDYIVVDNVRSLQLALITLSQSDCLSIDTESSGYYTYYSKVCLIQISSKGKNYIFDPIRLDDLSGLRPLFENPSILKIFHSASDDIKALKRDFSFKFINIADTMFSSRLLDLEQNSLLYLVEHYHKVKLSKKEQKSNWEKRPLEKSQLQYAALDTVYLESIWDKMREELGKRKLLDEALSEFAKIAEEEPEPFEGFSINLEKFPNVLELGSDERRALHDTLGFRDEKAKKLNKAPFRVWNNDKVLELVKSRGELNKLIDIVGKKDAENLYQVYKNPSGPPIQKNDLFKRSIEDLSGDEADRFKRLRQWRETVMSIRRMGHNLMPSNKNIAEIAKRNPKSIEELKEMGIFSNWKVENYGPSLLAAIQSKPYETTLSGLIPIKKKFD; via the coding sequence ATGCAAATACAATCCGATTATATTGTCGTAGACAACGTCCGAAGCCTACAGTTGGCATTGATTACTCTCTCTCAATCCGATTGCCTCTCTATTGATACGGAATCCAGCGGTTATTACACCTACTATTCCAAAGTTTGTCTCATCCAAATATCCTCTAAGGGTAAAAATTATATCTTTGACCCTATTCGTTTGGACGATCTCTCGGGCTTGCGACCTCTATTCGAGAATCCCAGCATTTTAAAAATATTTCATTCCGCTTCGGACGATATCAAAGCTCTGAAAAGAGACTTCAGTTTCAAATTTATAAACATCGCAGATACGATGTTCAGCTCTCGTTTATTAGACTTAGAACAGAACTCTTTGTTGTATCTTGTGGAACATTACCACAAGGTCAAACTCTCCAAGAAGGAGCAAAAATCCAACTGGGAAAAGCGCCCTCTGGAAAAAAGTCAGCTCCAATACGCCGCTTTGGATACTGTTTATCTGGAATCCATTTGGGACAAAATGAGAGAAGAACTCGGAAAACGGAAATTGTTAGACGAAGCGCTTTCAGAGTTCGCAAAAATTGCGGAAGAAGAGCCTGAACCATTCGAAGGATTTTCCATCAATTTGGAAAAATTTCCCAATGTTCTAGAATTGGGTTCCGACGAAAGACGGGCACTTCATGATACTCTAGGCTTCCGAGACGAAAAAGCAAAAAAACTGAACAAGGCTCCTTTCCGAGTTTGGAACAACGATAAGGTTTTGGAATTAGTCAAGTCCCGGGGAGAATTGAATAAACTTATAGATATCGTAGGCAAAAAAGACGCTGAAAATCTGTACCAGGTTTATAAAAATCCAAGCGGTCCCCCTATCCAAAAGAATGACTTATTCAAAAGATCCATCGAGGATTTGTCGGGAGACGAAGCTGACAGATTCAAACGATTAAGGCAATGGAGAGAAACAGTTATGTCCATTCGCCGGATGGGTCACAATTTGATGCCGTCTAATAAGAATATCGCGGAGATTGCAAAAAGAAATCCTAAGTCCATCGAAGAGTTAAAAGAGATGGGTATCTTTTCTAACTGGAAAGTAGAAAATTACGGACCTTCTCTTCTGGCGGCAATCCAATCTAAACCGTACGAGACCACCTTGTCCGGTTTGATCCCGATCAAAAAGAAATTTGATTAG